The Winogradskyella schleiferi genome has a window encoding:
- a CDS encoding DUF1801 domain-containing protein, translated as MNNKVDKYLSQLNHWQDELTKLREIILDCGLTEDFKWMHPCYTLNGKNIALIHGFKDYCALLFNKGALLKDLEKILIQQTENTQYGRQIRFTNTKEIEVLKPIIKAYIFEAIEVEKLGLQVKKKKTSDYDVPEELKQKFKENSEFEKAFKALTGGRQRGYLLHFAKAKQAKTRQSRIEKHMERIFNGKGLHDCVCGLSKRMPNCDGSHKQLESTN; from the coding sequence ATGAACAATAAAGTAGATAAATACCTAAGTCAACTTAACCATTGGCAAGACGAACTCACTAAACTTCGTGAAATAATCCTCGATTGTGGTTTGACTGAAGATTTTAAATGGATGCATCCTTGCTATACACTGAACGGTAAGAATATTGCCTTAATTCATGGGTTTAAAGATTATTGCGCCCTACTATTTAATAAAGGTGCATTGCTTAAGGATCTAGAAAAAATTCTCATTCAACAAACGGAGAATACCCAATACGGACGGCAAATTAGATTTACAAACACTAAAGAAATTGAAGTTCTCAAACCCATAATAAAAGCCTACATTTTTGAAGCAATTGAAGTTGAAAAATTGGGATTACAGGTTAAAAAAAAGAAAACGTCGGACTATGATGTTCCAGAAGAATTAAAACAAAAGTTTAAAGAAAATTCAGAGTTTGAAAAGGCATTTAAAGCCTTAACAGGAGGACGGCAAAGAGGATATCTTCTTCACTTCGCTAAAGCCAAACAAGCCAAAACACGACAGTCTAGAATTGAAAAACACATGGAAAGAATCTTTAACGGAAAAGGATTGCATGATTGTGTCTGTGGATTATCGAAACGAATGCCTAATTGTGATGGTTCGCATAAACAACTGGAATCTACAAATTAA
- a CDS encoding RDD family protein — MENEFVKVMSERTDKELIRIVTVERGNYNPTAIEAAEAEVERRNIETSEFERIKEKATVEKVKKQKVDSNVVGSGIRFLNFIIDFIIWLIISAILTFPLSANDGNQMLLGYVIIFVTFIGYYAIMEIKFQKTVGKFVTKTRVIKMNGEKPENADIISRTFCRLIPFDRISFLFVKNGIHDFLSKTKVVKETEE, encoded by the coding sequence ATGGAAAATGAATTTGTGAAAGTGATGTCCGAAAGGACAGACAAAGAATTAATAAGGATTGTAACAGTCGAACGAGGAAATTATAATCCAACAGCAATTGAAGCAGCAGAAGCGGAAGTTGAAAGACGGAATATTGAAACGTCAGAATTTGAAAGAATAAAAGAAAAAGCAACCGTTGAGAAAGTGAAAAAACAAAAAGTTGACTCTAATGTAGTTGGTTCTGGCATTCGATTTTTAAACTTCATAATTGACTTTATTATTTGGCTAATTATTTCAGCAATTTTGACTTTTCCATTAAGTGCTAATGATGGAAATCAAATGTTACTTGGATATGTAATTATATTTGTAACATTCATTGGATATTATGCAATAATGGAAATTAAGTTTCAAAAAACTGTTGGAAAGTTTGTGACAAAAACGAGAGTAATAAAAATGAATGGTGAAAAACCTGAGAATGCAGATATTATTTCTCGTACTTTTTGCAGACTTATTCCATTTGACCGAATTTCGTTTTTATTCGTGAAAAACGGAATTCACGACTTTTTGTCTAAAACTAAAGTTGTAAAAGAAACAGAGGAATAA
- a CDS encoding inorganic diphosphatase: MSTKENLTFDVLIEIPKGSRNKYEYDFTLHKIRFDRMLFSSMMYPGDYGFIPETLALDSDPLDVLVLGHQPTYPMVVMEVRPIGVFHMTDEKGPDEKIICVPVSDPIWSNNKDISDLNPHRLKEIEHFFQVYKDLEKKKVDVGGWGNAEEAIQIYHECVQRYDESEHKKKRTFTI; the protein is encoded by the coding sequence ATGTCAACAAAAGAAAATTTAACTTTCGATGTATTAATAGAGATACCCAAAGGAAGCCGTAATAAATATGAATACGATTTTACATTACATAAAATTCGTTTCGATCGTATGTTGTTTTCATCTATGATGTATCCTGGAGATTATGGTTTTATTCCTGAAACCTTGGCTTTAGATAGCGACCCCTTGGATGTATTGGTCTTAGGACATCAGCCAACTTACCCAATGGTAGTTATGGAAGTACGACCAATCGGTGTTTTCCACATGACCGATGAAAAAGGACCGGATGAAAAAATAATCTGTGTACCAGTATCAGACCCTATCTGGAGTAACAATAAAGATATTAGCGATTTAAATCCGCATAGATTAAAAGAAATAGAGCATTTCTTCCAAGTGTATAAAGATTTAGAAAAGAAGAAAGTTGATGTCGGTGGTTGGGGAAATGCCGAGGAAGCTATTCAAATTTATCACGAGTGTGTGCAACGCTATGACGAAAGTGAACATAAAAAGAAACGCACCTTTACAATTTAG
- a CDS encoding sodium-translocating pyrophosphatase, giving the protein MESMMIYMPIALAALGLIYMMVKKSWVMKQDAGDGKMKEISDHIYEGALAFLNAEYKLLAVFVVIVSVLLAVVSFIVPTTHWLIVIAFIFGAVFSAFAGNIGMKIATKTNVRTTQAARTSLPNALKISFGGGTVMGLGVAGLAVLGLTVFFIIFFHVFMGGVWTNTMDMTIVLETLAGFSLGAESIALFARVGGGIYTKAADVGADLVGKVEAGIPEDDPRNPATIADNVGDNVGDVAGMGADLFGSYVATVLAAMVLGNYVIKDMGGNISELGFGGIGPILLPMAIAGAGIIISIIGTMLVKIKNNDAKEAQVMSALNVGNWTSIVLVAASCFGLCVYMLPETMKMEFFGEGLQEISRMRVFYATLVGLFVGAVISSVTEYYTGLGKKPILKIVQQSSTGAGTNIIAGLATGMISTFPSVLLFAGAIWASYAFAGFYGVALAASAMMATTAMQLAIDAFGPISDNAGGIAEMSEQEPIVRERTDILDSVGNTTAATGKGFAIASAALTSLALFAAYVTFTGIDGINIFKAPVLAMLFVGGMVPVVFSALAMNAVGKAAMEMVQEVRRQFRDIPGIMEGTGQPEYDKCVAISTEASLKEMMLPGLLTIGFPLAIAFIPMIFGMDPLAIAEMLGGYMAGVTVSGVLWAIFQNNAGGAWDNAKKSFEAGVEINGEMTFKGSEAHKAAVTGDTVGDPFKDTSGPSMNILIKLTCLIGLVIAPILGGHTEETGLASIEEEVSIEMTVDSEDMAKATVDYSIMTNGEKVMETIIFEGTKSQVENSLKTFEASLTNEAGDVEKVIEKIDITKG; this is encoded by the coding sequence ATGGAATCAATGATGATTTACATGCCAATCGCTTTGGCTGCTTTAGGATTAATTTACATGATGGTAAAAAAATCATGGGTTATGAAACAAGATGCTGGAGATGGCAAAATGAAAGAAATTTCAGATCATATCTACGAAGGCGCACTCGCATTCTTGAATGCTGAATATAAATTATTGGCTGTTTTTGTAGTCATAGTCAGTGTACTTTTAGCTGTTGTTTCTTTTATAGTTCCAACAACCCATTGGCTAATCGTAATCGCCTTTATCTTCGGCGCTGTGTTTTCTGCATTCGCTGGAAATATAGGAATGAAAATAGCAACTAAAACTAACGTCAGAACAACACAGGCTGCACGTACAAGCTTACCAAACGCTCTTAAAATCTCTTTTGGTGGAGGAACCGTAATGGGTCTTGGTGTTGCAGGTTTAGCAGTACTTGGATTAACTGTATTCTTTATTATATTTTTCCATGTGTTTATGGGTGGTGTATGGACAAACACTATGGATATGACCATTGTTTTGGAAACCTTAGCTGGATTTTCACTTGGAGCAGAATCTATCGCCTTATTCGCAAGAGTTGGTGGCGGAATCTACACAAAGGCTGCCGATGTTGGTGCAGATTTAGTCGGTAAGGTTGAAGCTGGAATCCCTGAAGATGATCCTCGAAATCCTGCAACTATTGCAGATAACGTTGGTGATAATGTAGGTGATGTTGCTGGTATGGGAGCCGATTTATTTGGGTCTTATGTAGCAACCGTTTTGGCTGCCATGGTTTTAGGAAATTATGTTATTAAAGATATGGGAGGTAATATTTCTGAATTAGGATTCGGAGGTATTGGCCCAATTTTATTACCAATGGCCATTGCAGGTGCAGGAATCATCATTTCAATCATCGGAACGATGTTGGTGAAAATTAAGAATAATGACGCAAAAGAAGCTCAAGTTATGAGTGCTTTAAATGTTGGTAACTGGACTTCAATAGTTTTAGTGGCGGCATCTTGTTTTGGCTTATGTGTCTACATGCTGCCAGAAACCATGAAAATGGAATTCTTTGGTGAAGGTTTACAGGAGATTTCAAGAATGCGCGTATTCTATGCTACTTTAGTTGGTCTATTTGTAGGTGCTGTTATTTCTTCGGTAACTGAATATTATACAGGTTTAGGTAAAAAACCAATCTTAAAAATCGTACAACAATCCTCTACTGGAGCAGGAACAAATATCATCGCAGGTTTGGCAACAGGAATGATTTCTACATTCCCATCCGTATTGTTATTTGCTGGAGCGATTTGGGCATCTTATGCTTTTGCAGGATTCTATGGTGTGGCTTTAGCCGCTTCTGCAATGATGGCAACTACAGCAATGCAATTAGCGATTGATGCTTTCGGACCAATCTCTGATAATGCTGGCGGAATTGCCGAAATGAGTGAACAAGAACCGATCGTAAGAGAACGTACAGATATTTTGGATTCTGTTGGTAATACAACGGCAGCTACAGGAAAAGGGTTTGCTATTGCTTCTGCTGCATTAACATCATTAGCGCTATTTGCGGCTTATGTGACTTTTACAGGTATCGATGGTATTAACATTTTTAAAGCACCTGTTTTAGCGATGTTATTCGTTGGTGGAATGGTACCAGTTGTATTTTCTGCTTTAGCTATGAATGCTGTTGGAAAAGCGGCCATGGAAATGGTACAGGAAGTACGTCGTCAGTTTAGGGATATTCCAGGTATTATGGAAGGTACAGGACAACCAGAATACGATAAGTGTGTGGCAATTTCGACTGAAGCCTCTTTAAAGGAAATGATGTTACCAGGTTTATTAACCATTGGTTTCCCATTGGCTATTGCCTTTATTCCTATGATTTTTGGAATGGATCCTTTAGCGATTGCTGAAATGTTAGGTGGCTATATGGCTGGAGTTACCGTTTCTGGTGTACTTTGGGCAATTTTCCAAAACAATGCTGGAGGTGCATGGGATAATGCCAAGAAATCTTTTGAAGCTGGTGTAGAGATTAATGGTGAAATGACCTTTAAAGGTTCTGAAGCGCATAAAGCTGCGGTCACTGGTGATACGGTTGGAGATCCTTTTAAGGATACTTCTGGTCCTTCAATGAACATCTTAATTAAGCTGACCTGTTTAATCGGTTTAGTGATTGCACCTATTTTAGGAGGTCATACCGAAGAAACTGGTTTAGCAAGTATTGAGGAAGAAGTTTCTATAGAAATGACCGTTGATTCCGAAGATATGGCCAAAGCTACTGTCGATTATTCTATAATGACGAATGGCGAAAAAGTAATGGAAACTATTATTTTTGAAGGCACTAAATCTCAAGTAGAAAATTCATTAAAAACTTTTGAAGCCTCATTGACCAACGAAGCAGGTGACGTTGAAAAAGTGATTGAAAAGATAGATATCACTAAAGGGTAA
- the rsmG gene encoding 16S rRNA (guanine(527)-N(7))-methyltransferase RsmG, whose amino-acid sequence MELILKYFPNLTEIQIQQFKALDGLYKDWNSKINVISRKDIDELYLRHVLHSLGIAKVIDFKANSSILDVGTGGGFPGVPLAILFPECQFHLVDSINKKLKVINAVSEAIGLTNIKTTHSRVEAIDETFDFIVSRAVTTMPEFTKWVKGKIAKTQKNDLKNGVLYLKGGDLTEELKQYKTVKAFLLSDYFEEPFFDTKKVIYLPLKYKV is encoded by the coding sequence ATGGAATTGATCCTAAAATACTTCCCGAATCTAACCGAAATCCAAATTCAACAATTTAAAGCTTTAGATGGTTTGTACAAAGATTGGAATAGCAAAATAAATGTGATCTCCCGTAAAGACATAGACGAACTCTACTTAAGGCATGTTTTACATTCATTGGGAATAGCGAAAGTAATTGATTTTAAAGCTAATTCTTCAATTTTAGATGTGGGCACAGGAGGTGGGTTTCCAGGTGTGCCTTTGGCTATTTTATTTCCAGAATGCCAATTTCATTTGGTAGATAGTATCAATAAAAAATTAAAGGTAATTAATGCTGTTAGTGAAGCTATTGGGCTTACCAATATAAAAACAACACACAGTAGAGTAGAGGCCATCGATGAAACCTTTGACTTTATTGTAAGTAGAGCGGTAACTACCATGCCAGAATTTACAAAATGGGTCAAGGGAAAAATCGCCAAAACCCAAAAAAACGATTTAAAAAATGGTGTCCTATATTTGAAAGGTGGGGATTTAACTGAAGAATTAAAACAGTATAAAACCGTCAAGGCCTTTTTGCTATCCGATTATTTTGAAGAGCCGTTTTTTGATACTAAAAAAGTGATTTATTTGCCTTTAAAATATAAAGTTTAA
- a CDS encoding fatty acid desaturase family protein has translation MAQQTVKFSRIDSAKFFRTLNKRVNNYFKENNIKKTGNWKLYIKAVIMFTLLLGPLVLLLTVDNLPGWIQILSMVVIGIGMAGVGMNVMHDANHGSFSSKKWVNKLMGSSIHILAGNDYNWKVQHNVLHHTYTNIQGHDEDIDAGRIIRFSKHSKWLKIHKYQRYYAFLLYGLLTVNWAITTDFKQTYQYLKRKLSYGDFPNPATQWTKLIIGKILYYSIWVVLPLALGYAWWQVLIGFLIMHYTAGMILSVIFQLAHVMPNTTMPLPDENGTMKNTWAIHQLFTTSNFSPKSWIVEFYTGGLNRQVEHHLFSNISHVHYKHIAKIVRETAHEFSLPYNEYNSIWTAIAEHYQQLKQLGMKPSMA, from the coding sequence ATGGCACAACAAACTGTAAAGTTCTCTAGAATAGATTCTGCAAAGTTCTTTAGAACCCTAAACAAACGCGTAAATAATTATTTCAAAGAAAACAATATTAAAAAAACAGGTAACTGGAAGCTTTACATTAAGGCTGTAATAATGTTTACCTTATTACTCGGCCCACTAGTTTTGTTGTTGACGGTTGATAATTTACCTGGCTGGATACAAATTCTATCAATGGTTGTTATTGGTATCGGAATGGCAGGCGTAGGAATGAATGTGATGCACGACGCCAATCATGGTTCGTTTTCCAGCAAAAAATGGGTCAATAAACTCATGGGAAGTAGCATTCACATCTTAGCTGGTAATGATTACAACTGGAAAGTACAGCACAATGTATTACACCATACGTACACCAATATTCAAGGTCATGATGAAGATATCGATGCTGGACGGATTATTCGGTTCTCTAAGCATTCCAAATGGCTTAAAATTCATAAATACCAAAGATATTATGCCTTTTTATTATATGGATTGTTGACCGTTAATTGGGCAATAACAACAGATTTTAAGCAAACTTACCAATATCTTAAAAGAAAATTGTCTTATGGCGATTTCCCGAATCCAGCTACACAATGGACCAAGTTAATTATAGGTAAGATATTATATTATTCCATTTGGGTGGTTTTACCTTTAGCTTTAGGTTACGCGTGGTGGCAAGTTTTAATCGGCTTTCTAATTATGCATTATACAGCTGGAATGATATTAAGTGTTATTTTTCAATTGGCGCATGTAATGCCAAATACAACGATGCCATTACCTGATGAAAATGGCACCATGAAAAACACTTGGGCCATTCACCAACTATTTACAACGTCTAATTTTTCACCTAAAAGCTGGATAGTAGAGTTTTATACTGGTGGTTTGAACAGGCAAGTTGAACATCATTTATTTTCGAATATAAGCCATGTGCATTATAAACACATTGCTAAAATAGTGAGAGAAACGGCTCATGAATTTAGTTTACCTTACAATGAATACAATTCTATTTGGACAGCTATAGCAGAACACTATCAGCAATTAAAACAATTAGGTATGAAGCCAAGTATGGCCTAA
- a CDS encoding pyridoxal phosphate-dependent aminotransferase: MNQLSDRINNLATSATLAMAAKARELRAEGKDIIGLSLGEPDFNTPDFIKDAAIEAINQNYNSYSPVDGYVELKQAIITKFKRDNHLNYTLPQIVVSTGAKQSLANIAAVMLNPEDEVILPCPYWVSYSDIVKLSAGVPVEVQTSIDTDFKMTAAQLEAAITPKTKMIWYSSPCNPSGSVYSKEELRALADVLKKHPNIYVVSDEIYEHINFKGGHFSMAEFEDMYDRTITVNGVSKAFAMTGWRIGYIGAPDWIARACNKMQGQITSGANCIAQRAVITALEADPSSIKYMVDQFKERRKLILNLLGEIDGFKTNEPEGAFYVFPNVSAYFGKTIKGKTINNASDFSLFLLEEALVATVTGEAFGNPDCIRISYAASQDDIKEAIKRIKTALS; encoded by the coding sequence ATGAATCAACTTTCGGATAGAATTAATAACCTAGCCACATCAGCTACGCTCGCCATGGCAGCAAAAGCCAGAGAATTAAGAGCAGAAGGCAAAGATATTATTGGATTAAGTTTGGGCGAACCCGACTTTAACACACCAGACTTCATTAAAGATGCCGCTATCGAAGCCATTAACCAAAACTACAATAGTTATTCTCCTGTTGATGGTTATGTGGAATTGAAACAAGCGATTATTACAAAATTCAAACGTGATAATCACCTCAATTATACACTACCACAGATTGTGGTTTCAACAGGTGCAAAACAATCTTTGGCAAATATTGCCGCTGTGATGCTTAACCCAGAAGACGAAGTTATTTTACCTTGTCCATATTGGGTAAGTTATAGTGACATTGTAAAATTGAGCGCTGGTGTTCCTGTGGAGGTTCAAACCTCAATCGATACCGATTTTAAAATGACAGCAGCGCAATTGGAAGCTGCCATTACGCCTAAAACCAAAATGATTTGGTACAGCTCGCCTTGTAACCCAAGTGGTTCTGTTTACAGCAAGGAAGAATTGAGAGCCTTAGCGGATGTCTTAAAAAAGCATCCTAATATTTATGTGGTTTCAGATGAAATTTATGAGCATATCAATTTTAAAGGCGGTCATTTTAGCATGGCTGAATTTGAAGATATGTATGATAGAACCATTACCGTAAACGGCGTGTCTAAAGCGTTTGCTATGACAGGCTGGAGAATCGGTTACATAGGCGCACCAGATTGGATCGCTAGGGCATGTAACAAAATGCAGGGACAGATTACAAGTGGCGCAAATTGTATTGCGCAACGTGCCGTAATTACCGCTTTAGAAGCAGATCCTTCCAGTATAAAATATATGGTAGATCAGTTTAAGGAACGACGCAAGCTCATCCTTAATTTATTAGGCGAAATTGACGGTTTCAAAACTAATGAGCCAGAAGGTGCATTTTATGTATTTCCAAATGTCTCAGCATATTTTGGAAAAACCATCAAAGGAAAAACAATCAATAATGCATCAGACTTTTCTTTATTCTTATTAGAAGAGGCTTTAGTTGCTACAGTTACCGGAGAAGCCTTTGGAAATCCTGATTGTATAAGAATTTCATATGCAGCATCGCAAGATGATATAAAAGAAGCAATAAAACGCATAAAAACTGCTTTGAGTTAA
- a CDS encoding TrkH family potassium uptake protein: protein MSRIKLNYKIIFHFFGLLLLFNGGFMLIATLISLIYKDGVTIELFLAGLATLLLGAIAMYRTKDHRKEMNKREGYIVVAFGWIVMSLSGTLPYVATEAIPSFTDAFFETMSGYTTTGASILNDIEIIPEGVLFWRSTTHWIGGMGIIVLAIAILPLLGVGGMQLFAAEAPGPGGDKLHPRITDTAKRLWLIYVGYTVAETILLQIAGMSFFDAINHALSTLSTGGFSTKNASVAYWNDNPAIQYIIIFFMFLAGTNFVLSYYLFKGKVGKVLQDEEFKLYFKFIAVFTIIAAVLIYFRADLSLSSIDHPMVLGQGESAIRHGLFQVLSVITTTGFVTADYTLWTPFLTVFFFGLMFLGGSAGSTSGGVKVMRQLILIKNSFIEFKRALHPNAILPVRYNGKSVSKDIVFNVLGFFILYMLSFIIGALVFSMFQMDFTSAIGLSASSLGNVGPALGDFGPVNNYAALPPLGKWWASFLMLIGRLELFTVLILLTPFFWRNR from the coding sequence ATGTCTCGTATAAAACTCAATTATAAAATTATCTTTCATTTTTTTGGACTGCTATTATTGTTTAATGGTGGCTTTATGCTTATTGCCACTTTAATCAGTCTTATTTATAAAGATGGTGTAACTATTGAGTTGTTTTTGGCGGGATTGGCGACACTTTTATTAGGTGCCATAGCAATGTACAGAACAAAAGACCATCGCAAAGAAATGAACAAACGCGAAGGTTATATTGTTGTTGCTTTCGGTTGGATAGTGATGTCGTTATCGGGCACTTTGCCTTATGTTGCTACAGAAGCCATTCCATCATTCACAGATGCTTTTTTTGAAACCATGTCAGGTTATACCACAACAGGCGCGAGTATCTTAAATGATATTGAAATCATCCCGGAAGGTGTATTATTTTGGAGAAGTACCACCCATTGGATTGGTGGTATGGGAATCATTGTACTGGCTATAGCCATTTTGCCATTATTGGGTGTTGGAGGCATGCAATTATTTGCGGCCGAAGCACCAGGACCTGGAGGCGATAAATTACATCCAAGAATCACAGATACAGCAAAACGTTTATGGTTAATTTATGTTGGTTATACAGTTGCTGAAACCATTTTGTTGCAAATTGCTGGTATGTCTTTTTTCGATGCGATTAACCATGCATTGAGTACCTTGTCCACTGGTGGTTTTTCAACAAAAAATGCGAGTGTCGCCTATTGGAACGATAATCCTGCGATACAGTATATTATCATATTTTTTATGTTTTTGGCTGGTACTAACTTTGTGTTGAGTTATTACCTTTTTAAAGGAAAGGTCGGCAAGGTTTTACAAGATGAAGAATTTAAGCTTTATTTTAAATTCATAGCTGTTTTTACAATAATTGCTGCAGTTTTAATCTATTTCAGGGCAGATTTATCCTTGTCGTCTATTGATCATCCTATGGTGTTAGGTCAAGGAGAAAGTGCTATAAGACATGGGCTTTTTCAGGTGTTAAGTGTGATTACAACAACAGGTTTTGTAACCGCTGATTATACCTTGTGGACACCATTTTTAACCGTTTTCTTTTTTGGATTGATGTTTTTAGGTGGTTCTGCAGGAAGTACATCTGGTGGTGTAAAAGTAATGCGACAATTAATTTTAATTAAAAATAGCTTTATAGAATTTAAACGTGCGTTGCATCCTAATGCGATTTTACCTGTTCGTTATAACGGAAAGTCGGTATCTAAGGATATTGTATTTAACGTATTAGGATTCTTCATCCTGTATATGTTATCTTTTATAATTGGTGCGTTGGTATTTTCTATGTTTCAGATGGATTTTACATCTGCAATCGGGCTTTCGGCCTCGAGTTTAGGAAACGTGGGACCTGCCTTGGGTGATTTCGGTCCTGTAAATAATTACGCAGCATTACCACCCTTGGGAAAATGGTGGGCTTCCTTTTTAATGCTTATTGGTCGATTGGAATTGTTTACAGTTCTGATATTATTGACGCCTTTCTTTTGGCGAAACCGATAA
- the trkA gene encoding Trk system potassium transporter TrkA, with the protein MKIIIAGAGEVGFHLAKLLSYESQEITLIDTKKDSLAYAGEHLDIRTIKGDATSIAILRDARIETAALFIAVTSSETTNITACVLAKQLGAKRTIARISNTEFIENKETVGFSKFGIDELISPESLAASEIELLLNQYGFNDTYEFEDGALTMLGLRLSRTATFVDKTVKQAAEIYPELHFIPIAIQRLGTQYTIIPRGDTIFKEGDKVVFMTSKGGDDELFELSGKVKVHIKDIMILGGSQIGFKTAKDLCTSKFNVKLVESKRSVAEDLAEDLPNALVICGDGRNVEILEEENITDMDAFIAVTGNSETNIMSCLLAKSKGVKKTIALVENMDYYQLSQSIGIDTLINKKLLAANNIFRYIRKGEVVAMTKLTNMNAELLEFVVKPNSKITNKKIKDLKFPRSAIFGGIIRDGEGLIPLGDFKIDAGDRVVVCCLPRSISEVEAFFS; encoded by the coding sequence ATGAAAATAATTATCGCAGGTGCAGGTGAAGTAGGATTTCATTTGGCGAAACTCTTATCTTACGAGTCACAAGAAATCACATTAATAGATACTAAAAAAGATAGTTTAGCATATGCAGGAGAGCATCTGGATATCAGAACTATAAAAGGTGATGCAACGTCAATTGCTATTCTAAGAGATGCACGTATCGAAACTGCAGCGCTTTTTATTGCGGTAACGTCTTCGGAAACTACAAATATTACAGCTTGCGTATTAGCAAAGCAATTAGGTGCAAAACGAACCATTGCGCGTATTTCCAATACTGAATTTATTGAAAACAAAGAGACTGTTGGGTTTTCGAAATTTGGAATTGATGAATTGATTTCGCCAGAATCCTTAGCCGCTTCAGAAATAGAGCTATTACTGAATCAATATGGATTTAATGATACTTATGAGTTTGAAGATGGCGCTTTGACCATGTTGGGTTTACGTTTGTCACGCACGGCAACTTTTGTTGATAAAACAGTTAAACAAGCGGCCGAAATATATCCTGAATTGCACTTTATTCCAATCGCCATTCAGAGATTGGGTACGCAGTATACTATAATACCACGAGGAGATACGATTTTTAAAGAAGGTGATAAAGTCGTTTTTATGACTTCAAAAGGTGGCGATGATGAATTGTTTGAGTTATCTGGAAAAGTTAAAGTCCATATTAAGGATATCATGATTCTTGGTGGAAGTCAAATCGGTTTTAAAACGGCAAAAGACCTATGTACGAGTAAATTTAATGTTAAGTTGGTGGAAAGTAAGCGGAGTGTTGCAGAAGATTTAGCGGAAGATTTGCCAAATGCTTTAGTAATTTGTGGTGATGGTAGAAATGTTGAAATATTAGAAGAAGAAAACATTACGGACATGGATGCTTTTATTGCCGTGACTGGTAATTCTGAAACCAACATTATGTCTTGTCTGTTGGCAAAATCTAAGGGTGTAAAGAAAACAATTGCCTTAGTGGAGAATATGGATTATTATCAATTGTCACAATCCATAGGTATCGATACCTTAATCAATAAAAAATTATTGGCTGCCAATAATATCTTTAGATATATTAGAAAAGGCGAGGTCGTAGCAATGACCAAGTTAACCAATATGAACGCTGAACTTTTAGAGTTTGTGGTAAAACCTAATTCCAAAATCACCAATAAGAAGATTAAGGATTTAAAATTTCCACGTTCCGCTATTTTTGGAGGTATTATTAGAGATGGAGAAGGGTTGATTCCATTAGGTGACTTTAAAATTGATGCAGGTGATCGTGTGGTGGTTTGTTGTTTGCCACGTTCCATTTCTGAAGTTGAAGCATTTTTCTCTTAA